A genomic region of Arachis hypogaea cultivar Tifrunner chromosome 5, arahy.Tifrunner.gnm2.J5K5, whole genome shotgun sequence contains the following coding sequences:
- the LOC112801854 gene encoding miraculin-like has translation MRSLVFLFALLFALCTHPFLGEAQGGPIMELVIDTDNNTLQAGKDYYIRPVPTSPSIICRRPPCPVGPGFALQSTTPNKTCPLNVVVVRGTGQAVTFTPVNPKTNREIYTNSDLNIKFDVKSNCSESTVWKLVNDASSGQRIVTTGGVIGNPGKNTVNNWFQIQKDDNDYNLYFCPKVCETCKPVCGNIGVFQDSNGNSLVAITDKPYKVRFQPVSS, from the coding sequence ATGAGGTCACTAGTGTTTCTTTTTGCTCTTCTCTTTGCTTTGTGCACGCATCCATTtcttggtgaagctcaaggaggGCCAATCATGGAACTAGTGATTGACACAGATAACAATACTCTCCAGGCCGGCAAGGACTATTATATCCGCCCGGTCCCCACCAGCCCATCCATCATTTGTCGCCGGCCGCCATGTCCAGTTGGCCCCGGCTTTGCCCTTCAATCAACAACACCAAACAAAACCTGTCCTCTTAACGTTGTGGTCGTGCGTGGGACAGGTCAGGCAGTAACATTCACACCGGTTAACCCTAAAACAAATAGGGAAATCTACACTAACTCCGATTTGAACATCAAATTCGACGTTAAGTCGAATTGCTCTGAATCCACGGTGTGGAAGTTAGTGAATGATGCTTCCAGTGGACAAAGGATTGTGACAACTGGTGGTGTTATTGGAAACCCTGGAAAAAACACAGTTAACAATTGGTTCCAGATTCAGAAGGATGATAATGATTACAACCTCTATTTCTGTCCTAAGGTTTGTGAAACTTGCAAGCCAGTTTGTGGGAACATTGGTGTGTTTCAAGATAGTAATGGGAATTCGCTTGTTGCTATCACTGATAAACCATACAAAGTTCGGTTCCAGCCAGTATCTTCTTAA